TCAGGCAAGGACATGTATGATTTCAAAAAAGTTTAGGCAGTAAGATGAACAATCAACAGGGTTGCCCATCAACTTAACAGTTTAGGCTGAGACGTTACCCCAAGCGAATTTTTGGCGGAATTCCTATGGACAGATCGATGATACGGAGATCAGAGTGAAGTTAACTACGAGGGGACACTACAGTGTAAAGGCGTTGCTGGATTTGAGTTTGCAGCCTAATTTTGGACCGGCATCGGTGAATGCGATCGCACAACGGCAGTCTCTCCCAGCCCCCTATTTGGAAAAGCTGCTGATTGAGTTGCGACAAGCGGGGTTAGTGCGGTCTGTGCGGGGTTCGAAAGGAGGCTATCAGTTGGCACGCCCTCCGGTGCAAATTTCCCTGGGCCATATCTTGGAGGCGGTGGGAGAAACGGTTGAACCCTTTACGGAACAGTCGGCTGCAACCCAGCAGGCAGAAGATTGGGTCACCCTGACCCTTTGGAAACGCCTACACCAAAAACTAAAGGAATCCCTTTACAGTATTTCCCTAGAAGATCTGTATTTTGATGCCCGTAGTTGGCAAGCTGCCCAGGGCGCAGAAACTAGTTTTGTGGTCTAAGGACTGTAATTGAAGCTATCTAATTGACCCGTAAAATTAAGTATTTCAGAGATTAAATTAGTCTGAAGAATCTGGGGCGACTATCGTTGATAAATCTGGAGTGATGGTTGCAAGAATGACTATATCTTGAAAATCATAGGAATCATCACCGGGGCTACCACTGCCTAATTCAAATAGAAAAATAACTTGGTTGTCGGCAATGGTCACCCTTTGGTTGGTATCAATATAGCCTTGAGTAATTGTAGAAATAGGTAACTGATTACCGTAAGGTGTATAGTCCGGAATTGAATCCCCATTCTGTAGTGTTAAAACACGATTAGAATTATTGTCCGATGATACAGAAATGTTTGGAGAACATGATCCACCAGTGGTTGATGCACCATCAGTGGCTAATTCAGTTCCGGGCGCTACTGAGATATTCGTTTGCGCACCTAAAGGAGCCACTGTTGAGAGCGCAGATTGGCTGATTTGCTGGCCAAGAGTGAGTTCATAAGCTGCTGAAGTATTGATGGGGGGGCCGCCTACACCACAAGTTATTTCACTCCCTAAGACCCTAATATCCATCTTAGATTTTTCTAAGATCGTTACTGTGGGGGCATTGGTGGGAGAACGACCTGTTACGGTAACAATCCGCGAATTACGGGTTGCAACTGTTGTGTTAGCGGTATAGAGATCAGAACCCTGCAATGGAGTATCGTACACTCCAGCATGAAACAGTTTAGCCATTTTGCCTGTGGAATCTACACAAGCTCCAAACCCCAAGTTGCCATTCGCAGTCCAGTTTGTGTCTGGGCAGCTAGGAGAAGTACTATTGTCCTGAATGGAATCAATCAGTGGTTCATGACTCCAGTTAGCTAGGTCGGATGGATCTGCATAGGTGCCATCACCATTGTGCTTTGGTCCCCATCTATACACTACTTGGGGACCTAACCATAAGTTGTTAGGGGATGGAGCGGTGTAATAAACGACTGACTGCTGGACATTAGTAAAAGCTGGCATTTTCAGCATAAGAACTGGCTCAGCTCCACTGGGTAAAGCGGTATTAAAACCTGGAGGAGCTGGTTCGTTGTCTGCATCGAGAAGAATTCTGTCAGCATGACGAACTTCGGTAGCCATGAAATCTAAAGAGCGATTGAGTTCGACTCTTCTCTCATTTTGAGCGTTGGCAACTTGGCTAGAGCGGAAGATAGAGACTAATCCAAACCCACCTATGGCTACAACGCCTAAGCTAATTACAGCCGCAACTAATAACTCAGGGAGTGTAAATCCTTGTGAGGTGCGTTTTTGATAAATGGCCTGTTTTATAGAGAATTTAGTTTTCACTTATATCGATTGCGAATAAAATCATGAATAGGACATTTTTTGTCAAAGTTCACAGTACTTGAATGGCTTTGAGAAAGCTGTTATTCAAATCACGAAATTGACATAGGCATTATTTTTATGCCGTTGGAAAAATAATTTTACCATTGTTATAGAAAGTTTGGCTTGCCCTGAAAGCACCTGACAAATCAACTGTGTGTTGATGCTAAGTACTCCTAAAAGAAGCTGATGATGGGTTCTTAGTAGTTCACTTATGATGAATGGCAATTACTTGCGTCTGCCTGGGCGGTAGTGGGTGGATGATTTCCTCTAAATTCACCCATTCTAATAATTCCAATTCCTGCAGTAATCGCTAGACAACGCATCCCTTGAGATTGATCGGGATGGAAAAACACTAAGACATTACCGGAAAAGGTCGATCCTTTCGGGGAAAACTGTATATCGTCGTTGGTTGCAGCGATCAAAGTGACAGCAGAGGGACTTGTGCCTCCACCCAGTTGTGTTAAATCCCGTGTTCCTGTTGGTAAGCAGCTTTGAGGATTGGCTGTGATAGAAGAACTACTAATGCTAAGGCTACATTGTTGACTGGTGCGAATGGCGGTTGCTTGGGCTTCTTTTAGGGCTCCCTCTACTTGTTTGGAAACATCTTCTATTCTTTTGTTGTTGATCCAGCCTAAAAAGCTAGGAGCTGCTAGGGCAGCAAATATGCCTGAAATCACTACGATCGCTAGGACTTCAGGCAATGAAAACCCAGAGCTTTTGTGCTGATATTGAGGCAATATCATGAAATTTTCTTGCGAGTTATCATTATCGAAATCAACTAAGGGCATTCAAGCGATTTATCAGGAATGACCTTAGTTTGAACGACAGCAATAGGGATATTATCAGCAGATACAACTTGATATTCCAGGCTCAGTACATTGAATGGAGCATCAGAGGGGAGATCTGGGGTACGTATAAGGGTATATGGCCGATTACCAATAGCGCTCAGTTTGTCAGTATCTACTGGTGCATTTGCATTAATTTCATCTTGCAAGAGAGCCGCATATCCTGATGTGTTATCAATAGCCTGACAGGCTGGTAGGTTAACGTTTTCACCTAAACCGAATCGCTTGGCTTTAAATCGAACCCTTTCTATATCTTCTTGGATCCAGGTTGTGGCTTCACTTAGTTCTTGACCTTTTACTTTAAAGACAGTAGCAGTCACTAATGCTTGCATGGCAGTGCTAATAAAGCCTACGATGACCAATAGACCTACTAACACTTCCACAAGAGTAAAGCCAGTATCGTGATGATGGCGATGTCCAGATACTAATTTCATAAAAAGTTTCCTTTACTCTTCTCTTGGGTCACACTTGTTATTGATTTAAATCAAATCTCTGACTTGAAAATATTGAACGCTTCGACAAAATGGTTGGTTAATATGTTTTCTGAAATCTAGATATCTCCCGGAGTATTAATTTTGGATAGCCATGACATTTATTTGATATGAAAAGCTGTAGTTGTTGTAAATAATGCTTAGCTTGTTGAACGCTCTTGAGTCTCCCAAGCGTTAATTGGCCCAAGCTGAAGAGGGTAATCTGATAAAAAATCATTCCATGAAGGTCGTGAGGGTCTAGCATTCAACGTTGGGCTGCTACTACTACTACCCCACTTTTTAACCCAAAATATGCCTGTAATTCTTTGCCCTGGCTCACATACTGTTGGAGAACC
The genomic region above belongs to Acaryochloris sp. CCMEE 5410 and contains:
- a CDS encoding RrF2 family transcriptional regulator, whose product is MKLTTRGHYSVKALLDLSLQPNFGPASVNAIAQRQSLPAPYLEKLLIELRQAGLVRSVRGSKGGYQLARPPVQISLGHILEAVGETVEPFTEQSAATQQAEDWVTLTLWKRLHQKLKESLYSISLEDLYFDARSWQAAQGAETSFVV
- a CDS encoding prepilin-type N-terminal cleavage/methylation domain-containing protein, whose amino-acid sequence is MKTKFSIKQAIYQKRTSQGFTLPELLVAAVISLGVVAIGGFGLVSIFRSSQVANAQNERRVELNRSLDFMATEVRHADRILLDADNEPAPPGFNTALPSGAEPVLMLKMPAFTNVQQSVVYYTAPSPNNLWLGPQVVYRWGPKHNGDGTYADPSDLANWSHEPLIDSIQDNSTSPSCPDTNWTANGNLGFGACVDSTGKMAKLFHAGVYDTPLQGSDLYTANTTVATRNSRIVTVTGRSPTNAPTVTILEKSKMDIRVLGSEITCGVGGPPINTSAAYELTLGQQISQSALSTVAPLGAQTNISVAPGTELATDGASTTGGSCSPNISVSSDNNSNRVLTLQNGDSIPDYTPYGNQLPISTITQGYIDTNQRVTIADNQVIFLFELGSGSPGDDSYDFQDIVILATITPDLSTIVAPDSSD
- a CDS encoding Tfp pilus assembly protein FimT/FimU produces the protein MILPQYQHKSSGFSLPEVLAIVVISGIFAALAAPSFLGWINNKRIEDVSKQVEGALKEAQATAIRTSQQCSLSISSSSITANPQSCLPTGTRDLTQLGGGTSPSAVTLIAATNDDIQFSPKGSTFSGNVLVFFHPDQSQGMRCLAITAGIGIIRMGEFRGNHPPTTAQADASNCHSS